The following are encoded in a window of Sulfurimonas sp. C5 genomic DNA:
- the mqnE gene encoding aminofutalosine synthase MqnE — MDRIDFNTALKLYDEDLFVLGEMADKKRKELHGNKTYFNINRHINPTNICADVCKFCAYAANRKNPNPYTMTHEEIMEIVDKIVEDGVKEVHIVSAHNPDTGIEWYLDIFKKIKDKYPQLHVKALTAAEVDFLARHYGKTYDEILDMMVDAGVDSMPGGGAEIFDEKVRDYICKGKVTSDQWIEIHKKWHERGKKSNVTMLFGHVENREHRIDHMMRIRALQDQTGGFNCFIPLVYQTENNYLKIEHPITADEVLRTMAISRLVLDNVPNLKAYWVTSTVNLALVAQEFGANDLDGTIQKESINSAAGAKSANGIELDEFVGLIKDSGFTPVERDSIYNEIKVW, encoded by the coding sequence ATGGATAGAATAGATTTTAATACAGCACTAAAACTTTACGATGAAGATCTCTTTGTTTTAGGGGAAATGGCAGATAAAAAACGTAAAGAGCTTCATGGCAATAAAACATATTTTAATATTAACCGCCATATTAATCCGACAAATATTTGTGCTGATGTATGTAAATTTTGTGCCTATGCTGCCAATAGAAAAAATCCAAATCCTTATACAATGACACATGAAGAGATTATGGAAATTGTAGATAAGATTGTAGAAGATGGTGTAAAAGAGGTTCATATTGTTTCAGCTCATAACCCAGATACTGGAATAGAGTGGTATCTTGATATATTTAAAAAGATTAAAGATAAATATCCACAATTACATGTAAAGGCACTAACTGCAGCAGAAGTAGACTTTTTAGCACGTCATTACGGAAAAACATACGATGAAATTTTAGATATGATGGTTGATGCTGGAGTAGATTCTATGCCAGGCGGTGGAGCAGAGATTTTTGATGAAAAAGTGCGTGATTATATTTGTAAAGGGAAAGTAACATCCGATCAATGGATAGAGATCCATAAAAAATGGCATGAACGCGGTAAAAAATCAAATGTAACGATGCTGTTTGGTCATGTAGAGAATCGTGAGCACAGAATAGATCATATGATGCGTATCCGTGCATTACAAGATCAAACAGGTGGATTTAACTGCTTTATCCCACTTGTGTATCAAACAGAAAACAATTACCTGAAAATTGAACATCCGATTACAGCAGATGAGGTACTTCGTACTATGGCTATTTCTCGCCTTGTTCTTGATAACGTACCGAATTTAAAAGCATACTGGGTGACTTCTACCGTAAATCTTGCACTTGTTGCTCAAGAGTTCGGAGCAAATGACTTAGACGGGACTATTCAAAAAGAGTCTATCAATTCAGCTGCTGGAGCAAAGAGTGCTAACGGAATCGAATTAGACGAGTTCGTAGGCCTTATTAAAGATAGCGGGTTTACACCTGTCGAGAGAGACAGTATATATAATGAAATTAAGGTGTGGTAA
- the galU gene encoding UTP--glucose-1-phosphate uridylyltransferase GalU: MQKNHTIRKCLFPAAGYGTRFLPATKAMPKEMLPILTKPLIQYGVEEAMEAGCDVMAIITGRGKRAITDHFDISYELEHQIKGSSKEKMLDGIRHIIKHCTFTYTRQNEMKGLGDAIYKGNVLVGFANPFAVVLADDLCVNPDGDGVLKQMVKLYEKYKCCIVATMEVPNEEVHKYGVIEGSEIEDSVFMVSNMVEKPDNDKAPSNQAVIGRYILTPDIFDVIQNTKPGKNGELQITDALCQQAKNGMVIAYQFKGKRFDCGSVEGFVEATNYFYNQEKGK, encoded by the coding sequence ATGCAGAAGAACCACACTATAAGAAAATGTTTATTCCCGGCAGCAGGCTATGGTACAAGGTTTTTACCAGCAACAAAAGCAATGCCAAAAGAGATGTTGCCAATATTAACAAAACCTCTTATTCAATATGGTGTAGAAGAAGCTATGGAAGCTGGATGTGATGTTATGGCAATCATCACAGGACGCGGAAAACGTGCAATCACAGACCATTTTGATATATCTTATGAGCTTGAGCATCAAATCAAAGGTTCTTCAAAAGAGAAAATGTTAGATGGAATTCGACATATAATTAAACATTGTACTTTTACGTATACACGTCAAAATGAGATGAAGGGTTTAGGTGATGCTATTTACAAAGGGAATGTACTAGTAGGATTTGCCAACCCTTTTGCTGTTGTTTTAGCAGATGATTTATGTGTCAATCCAGATGGTGATGGTGTATTAAAGCAAATGGTCAAACTATATGAAAAATATAAATGCTGTATAGTAGCTACTATGGAAGTTCCTAATGAAGAGGTACATAAATATGGTGTTATTGAAGGCAGTGAAATAGAAGATAGCGTGTTTATGGTTTCAAATATGGTTGAAAAACCAGATAATGATAAAGCGCCTTCTAATCAGGCAGTAATAGGACGTTATATCTTAACACCAGATATTTTTGATGTAATTCAAAATACAAAACCTGGGAAAAACGGCGAACTGCAAATTACCGATGCTCTGTGTCAACAAGCAAAAAACGGTATGGTAATAGCATATCAGTTTAAAGGCAAACGTTTTGATTGTGGCAGTGTAGAGGGATTTGTAGAAGCGACAAACTATTTTTATAACCAAGAGAAAGGAAAATAA
- a CDS encoding glucose-6-phosphate isomerase, translated as MHYKHNFNPTISDEEIFEKIVAEKEDIGYYSLPLQDSSTYKEYAQTVKQKNIVVIGIGGSTLGTYAIYKYLKHSKKLDKKLYFLETTDPIDIQSKLEQVELEDTLFIVISKSGTTVETVSIFKYVHSLVKIDHNNCVVVTENDSKLRKYADANGMKSFEIPKNVGGRFSVFSAVGLLPLAIVGINIDDILKGAKLVHDSFFSQRSFYSRLINKARFLVEYKNSFNVNVVFSYSSRLEGFNKWYIQLWGESLGKVDINSTRQGLTPIGIIGPIDQHSFLQLIIEGKRDKTVTVIKVENFSNDLKIPSVNLEGLEELNYLDDLEFSSLINKQADATIESINALNDIPCDVITIDGMCESAIASLMYEYELLTSLCAKFMYINAYDQPGVESGKKILKEKLIQKK; from the coding sequence ATGCACTATAAACATAATTTTAATCCAACAATATCAGATGAAGAGATTTTTGAAAAAATTGTAGCAGAAAAAGAAGATATAGGATATTATTCTCTTCCTTTACAAGATTCGTCAACGTATAAAGAATATGCACAAACGGTTAAACAAAAGAATATAGTTGTAATAGGTATTGGCGGAAGTACATTAGGTACATATGCCATTTATAAATATCTTAAACATTCAAAAAAATTAGATAAAAAACTTTATTTTTTAGAAACAACTGATCCAATCGATATTCAATCAAAATTAGAGCAAGTAGAACTAGAAGATACATTGTTTATCGTAATTTCAAAATCTGGAACAACAGTTGAAACAGTATCAATTTTTAAATATGTACATTCCCTTGTAAAAATTGATCATAATAATTGTGTGGTAGTTACGGAAAATGATTCAAAACTAAGAAAATATGCGGATGCAAATGGGATGAAAAGTTTTGAAATTCCTAAAAATGTTGGTGGAAGATTTTCCGTATTTTCAGCAGTGGGGCTATTACCTTTAGCAATAGTAGGTATTAATATCGATGATATTTTAAAAGGTGCAAAGCTAGTACATGATTCATTCTTCAGTCAAAGAAGTTTTTATTCACGTTTAATTAATAAAGCAAGATTTTTAGTTGAATATAAAAATAGTTTTAATGTTAATGTCGTATTTTCTTATTCTTCACGTTTAGAAGGGTTTAACAAATGGTATATCCAGTTATGGGGTGAGTCTTTAGGAAAAGTCGATATTAATTCAACAAGACAGGGATTGACACCAATAGGTATTATAGGACCGATAGATCAGCACTCGTTCTTACAACTTATTATCGAAGGTAAAAGAGATAAAACTGTTACAGTAATCAAAGTAGAGAATTTTTCTAATGATCTAAAAATACCATCTGTAAATTTAGAAGGTTTAGAAGAATTAAATTATCTGGATGACTTAGAGTTTTCTTCTTTAATTAATAAACAAGCTGACGCTACAATAGAATCAATAAATGCATTAAACGATATACCATGTGATGTGATTACAATTGACGGTATGTGCGAAAGTGCTATTGCATCACTAATGTATGAGTATGAACTATTAACATCATTATGTGCTAAATTTATGTATATAAACGCATACGATCAGCCTGGTGTTGAAAGTGGTAAAAAAATTCTCAAAGAAAAACTTATACAAAAAAAATAA
- a CDS encoding helix-hairpin-helix domain-containing protein gives MKVLLGLVLGFSFLFSAVDINNANQKELMSIKGIGVTKAKAIITYRETHCFQNVNELQKVKGIGKKFLQQHKSELSAGSCKN, from the coding sequence ATGAAAGTTTTATTAGGTCTGGTTTTAGGATTTAGTTTTTTGTTTTCTGCAGTTGATATAAACAATGCAAATCAAAAAGAGCTTATGAGCATCAAAGGAATTGGTGTGACAAAAGCGAAAGCAATTATTACTTATAGAGAAACTCATTGTTTCCAGAATGTTAATGAATTGCAAAAAGTAAAAGGTATAGGAAAAAAGTTTTTACAACAACATAAAAGTGAACTAAGTGCTGGAAGTTGTAAAAACTAA
- a CDS encoding glycosyltransferase: MEITVVIPTFNRYELLKRAVQSVLQQTFQAKEIIVVDDGSTDDTSRIQNDFPQIKYIYQENKGVSSARNLGIQHAVYDWIAFLDSDDRFVEEKLEKQVDFHQSNLDCLVSYTDEIWIRNNQEIKIPKKFQKIGQHVFEENIAYCNIAPSSVLIHKNVFEKVGYFDEALEVCEDYDLWLRISLQFQIALVNEKLIRKYAGHDDQLSFKHWGMDRFRIATLEKLLHLTTDQKKIEKINHELLKKYQLLLKGAIKYDKIHNISIYRKKLEQLNKRD, encoded by the coding sequence TTGGAGATAACAGTTGTTATCCCTACATTTAACCGCTATGAACTTTTAAAAAGAGCAGTACAATCTGTTCTTCAACAAACTTTTCAAGCTAAAGAGATTATTGTTGTAGATGACGGTTCTACCGATGATACTTCAAGAATTCAAAATGATTTTCCTCAAATAAAATATATATATCAAGAGAATAAAGGGGTTTCTAGTGCTAGAAATCTTGGGATACAACATGCAGTATATGATTGGATTGCATTTTTGGATTCTGATGATAGATTTGTAGAGGAAAAATTAGAAAAACAAGTTGATTTTCATCAATCAAATTTAGACTGTCTAGTAAGTTATACTGATGAAATATGGATTCGGAATAATCAAGAAATAAAAATTCCAAAAAAATTTCAAAAAATCGGTCAACATGTTTTTGAAGAAAATATAGCTTACTGCAATATTGCCCCATCGTCAGTACTTATACACAAAAATGTTTTTGAAAAAGTCGGTTATTTCGATGAAGCTTTAGAAGTATGTGAAGATTATGATTTGTGGTTAAGAATTTCTTTACAATTTCAAATTGCCTTAGTTAATGAGAAGTTGATTAGAAAATATGCGGGACATGATGATCAGCTTAGTTTTAAACATTGGGGAATGGACCGTTTTCGTATAGCTACTTTGGAAAAATTATTACATTTAACAACAGATCAGAAAAAAATAGAAAAAATTAATCATGAACTGTTAAAAAAGTACCAATTATTATTAAAAGGTGCAATCAAATATGATAAAATACACAACATTTCAATCTACAGGAAAAAACTTGAACAGCTTAACAAGAGAGACTAA
- a CDS encoding glutathionylspermidine synthase family protein has product MVQLQNVTPLSNDKLEELGFSWHTDHDGSKYVSNALVVVSATEAEAYYNAVNELYDMYVEAAEYVIENDLFFELGIPFNLVDVIKKSWENDVHWHIYGRFDLAGGIDGKPIKLIEFNADTPTALFETALLQWAILKHNSLDEEQQFNHVYEAISNNFKRLITLFEETEKFDEFYDGWKILFSSVEGNDEEEATTKLLQQMATDAGFATSFEFLQNVKFDENGIYDAHENKYEYWFKLFPWEDIAIDEPELATTLTSIMLNQEAIILNPAYTLLFQSKGMLKILCDLFPDSSYLLQTSFEPLKVKQVEKPVFGREGANTKVLDGNTEVISQTEGPYGNYKKVYQEYIEFAKDNNGDKYQAGVFFAYEACGLSFRKGGEILDNMSKFVGHIIK; this is encoded by the coding sequence GTGGTTCAACTCCAAAATGTTACTCCTCTGAGTAATGATAAATTAGAAGAACTTGGTTTTTCTTGGCATACGGATCATGACGGTAGTAAATATGTCAGTAATGCTCTTGTAGTAGTTTCGGCTACTGAAGCAGAGGCATATTATAATGCGGTTAATGAGCTTTATGATATGTATGTTGAAGCTGCTGAATATGTTATTGAAAATGATCTATTTTTTGAACTTGGCATTCCATTTAATCTAGTTGATGTTATCAAAAAGTCTTGGGAAAATGATGTTCACTGGCATATTTACGGTAGGTTTGATCTTGCAGGCGGTATCGATGGTAAACCTATAAAACTGATAGAGTTTAATGCAGATACACCAACTGCTCTATTTGAAACTGCCCTGCTTCAATGGGCAATTTTAAAACACAATAGTTTGGATGAAGAACAGCAGTTTAACCATGTATATGAAGCTATCTCCAATAATTTTAAAAGACTCATTACCCTTTTTGAAGAGACAGAAAAATTCGATGAGTTTTATGATGGATGGAAAATATTATTTTCATCGGTAGAAGGAAATGATGAAGAGGAAGCAACAACGAAGTTGTTACAACAAATGGCAACTGATGCAGGTTTTGCAACATCGTTTGAATTTTTACAAAATGTCAAGTTTGATGAAAATGGTATCTATGATGCTCATGAAAATAAATATGAGTATTGGTTTAAACTATTCCCTTGGGAAGATATAGCAATAGATGAACCTGAACTTGCAACTACGCTTACATCTATTATGCTCAATCAAGAAGCAATTATCTTAAATCCAGCATACACTCTTTTATTCCAATCAAAAGGGATGCTAAAAATTTTATGTGATCTCTTTCCTGATTCATCGTATTTACTTCAAACTTCTTTTGAACCACTTAAAGTTAAACAGGTCGAAAAACCAGTTTTTGGACGTGAAGGGGCAAATACTAAAGTTTTAGATGGTAATACCGAAGTTATTTCTCAAACAGAAGGCCCTTACGGCAATTATAAAAAGGTATATCAAGAGTATATAGAATTTGCAAAAGATAATAATGGGGATAAATATCAGGCAGGAGTATTTTTTGCTTATGAAGCATGCGGTCTCAGCTTTAGAAAAGGCGGTGAAATCTTAGATAACATGTCTAAATTTGTAGGACATATTATTAAATAA
- a CDS encoding Sua5/YciO/YrdC/YwlC family protein, translating into MVKSNSTTRLFSINEQVILTQTDTTVGFVSQNANALADIKTRPNSKPFIKVYNSLKSLQDAHKRVPKTQKRLLRRANKSTFIVKNEAFRIAAYPLHSNILRNLNWVYSTSANESGKNFDREFCQSKTDIIIEDLNDLEEKTASKLFKINNKKIKRLR; encoded by the coding sequence ATGGTCAAAAGCAACAGCACTACAAGACTTTTTAGTATAAACGAACAAGTCATTCTAACACAAACCGATACTACTGTCGGTTTTGTGTCTCAAAATGCCAATGCGTTGGCAGATATAAAAACTCGTCCAAACAGTAAACCATTTATTAAAGTTTACAATTCTCTGAAAAGTTTGCAAGATGCACATAAAAGAGTTCCAAAAACTCAAAAAAGGCTTCTTCGCAGAGCTAATAAAAGTACCTTTATTGTAAAAAATGAAGCCTTTCGTATAGCTGCTTACCCTTTACATTCAAATATATTGCGTAATTTAAACTGGGTTTATTCAACCTCTGCAAATGAAAGTGGTAAAAATTTTGACAGAGAATTTTGTCAATCAAAAACTGATATAATTATAGAAGATCTCAATGATTTGGAAGAAAAAACAGCTTCTAAACTCTTTAAGATCAACAATAAAAAAATAAAGAGATTACGATGA
- a CDS encoding STT3 domain-containing protein — translation MIKYTTFQSTGKNLNSLTRETKLTIFYILLAFIFSVSMRMIWVYQFNDFTPFKYNDQFMINTNDGYLWAEGARDILGNTVYREGIDQTPVTSAPSILTALFAKVLPFSFESIIFYLPVFLSSLIVIPIILIAKLLKNLEMGLIAAMLASIAWSYYNRTMAGYYDTDMLNIVLPMFLLWSIIWAVKTNQNIYLFLTALDILLYRLWYPQSYSLEFAFFGLILAYTLLFDRKNIFNYKLLAIMMFAMMGLDGYTRLALVAISYYIFTQEKFNKYGYYLLGIAVITFFVTGGFNPIWMQLKGYVFSESVSVEQEGLGLHFFTVMQTVREAGKIPFEMFANRISGHTLVFIISFIGYLYLLFKHRIMLLSLPLVGLGFLAYIGGLRFTIYAVPILAFGVAFLITEIAAKLPTTKLKFLAMIALTLVMLYPNYKHIDSYKIPTVFNNDEVDVLKQLSQIATPNDYTVAWWDYGYPIRYYANTQTLIDGGKHSGAVNFPVSFILTHPQDVAAKMARLDVEYTEKNLMRNKKIKDGELEGNVSTISNIEQMTRDYGFKDTNQFLASLKQDIKLPVQTTDIYLYLPFRMTNIYPTITYFSNLNLMNGVKYQDPFFYMSRNFQEIGNKIVLGENIFLDKSNLSITIGNKSVPIRRFVRTAYSQDKKLHVQSQLVNFTSNMNLIYLASYNVFIVLDEATYNSTFVQLFILENYDKELYDMVINTPGAKVFKLKI, via the coding sequence ATGATAAAATACACAACATTTCAATCTACAGGAAAAAACTTGAACAGCTTAACAAGAGAGACTAAACTTACAATATTTTATATCCTGTTAGCATTTATATTTTCAGTATCTATGAGAATGATTTGGGTATATCAGTTCAATGACTTCACTCCATTTAAATACAATGACCAGTTTATGATTAACACAAACGATGGTTATTTGTGGGCAGAGGGTGCAAGAGATATTCTTGGTAATACTGTGTATAGGGAGGGGATAGATCAAACACCTGTTACAAGTGCCCCTTCTATACTTACAGCACTTTTTGCTAAAGTTTTACCATTTTCTTTTGAAAGTATTATATTCTATCTACCGGTTTTTCTCTCATCTTTAATTGTAATTCCTATTATTCTTATTGCAAAGCTTCTTAAAAATTTAGAGATGGGGCTTATTGCGGCAATGCTTGCATCAATTGCATGGAGTTATTATAACCGTACAATGGCAGGATATTATGATACTGATATGCTTAATATTGTTCTTCCAATGTTTTTGCTATGGTCTATCATATGGGCTGTAAAAACAAACCAAAATATTTATCTTTTTTTGACTGCTTTAGATATTTTACTATATCGTTTGTGGTATCCTCAAAGTTACTCTTTGGAATTTGCATTTTTTGGACTTATATTAGCATATACACTTCTCTTTGACCGTAAAAATATTTTTAACTATAAACTGCTGGCTATTATGATGTTTGCTATGATGGGACTTGATGGTTATACACGTCTGGCATTGGTGGCAATTTCATATTATATTTTTACACAAGAGAAGTTTAATAAATATGGGTATTATCTTTTAGGTATTGCTGTTATTACTTTTTTTGTTACAGGTGGTTTTAATCCGATTTGGATGCAGTTAAAAGGATATGTCTTCAGTGAAAGCGTAAGTGTAGAACAAGAAGGCTTAGGACTCCACTTTTTTACAGTCATGCAAACTGTAAGAGAAGCTGGGAAAATTCCATTTGAAATGTTTGCCAACCGTATCAGTGGGCATACTTTAGTATTTATTATATCCTTTATCGGATATCTATACTTACTTTTCAAACATAGAATAATGCTGTTGTCACTTCCTCTTGTAGGGCTTGGCTTTTTAGCCTATATTGGAGGATTAAGATTTACAATCTATGCTGTACCTATCTTGGCTTTTGGTGTGGCATTTTTAATTACTGAGATTGCTGCAAAACTTCCAACCACTAAGTTGAAATTTCTTGCAATGATAGCCTTAACATTAGTAATGTTATATCCAAATTATAAGCATATAGATTCGTATAAAATACCGACTGTATTTAATAATGATGAGGTAGATGTTTTGAAACAACTCTCTCAAATTGCAACACCAAATGATTATACTGTAGCCTGGTGGGATTACGGATACCCAATTAGATATTATGCAAATACACAAACTTTAATTGACGGTGGAAAACATAGTGGTGCTGTTAACTTTCCTGTGAGTTTTATATTAACACATCCTCAAGATGTTGCAGCGAAAATGGCACGTTTAGATGTGGAATACACTGAAAAAAATTTAATGAGAAATAAAAAAATTAAAGATGGAGAACTCGAAGGTAATGTCTCTACAATATCGAATATTGAACAAATGACAAGAGATTATGGATTTAAAGATACTAATCAATTCTTAGCATCTTTAAAACAAGATATAAAGTTACCTGTGCAAACAACAGATATATATTTATACCTACCATTTAGAATGACAAATATTTATCCAACAATTACATATTTTTCAAATCTCAATCTAATGAATGGAGTAAAATACCAAGATCCTTTTTTCTATATGAGTAGAAATTTTCAAGAGATTGGCAATAAAATAGTGTTGGGAGAAAATATATTTTTAGATAAATCTAATTTAAGCATTACTATCGGAAATAAATCAGTACCTATTAGAAGATTTGTTAGAACTGCTTATTCTCAAGATAAAAAACTTCATGTTCAATCTCAGCTTGTTAATTTTACATCAAATATGAATCTTATATATTTGGCTTCTTATAATGTTTTTATAGTTTTAGATGAAGCAACATACAATTCGACTTTTGTTCAGTTATTTATTTTGGAAAACTATGATAAAGAGCTTTATGATATGGTTATTAATACTCCAGGTGCAAAAGTATTTAAATTAAAAATATAA